Genomic window (Heliomicrobium gestii):
GCGCGATTCGACGCCGGTCAGCCGTTCTGCGTTTCGTTAGCACTGGATTTCTCCTCAACCGGATTCGCAGGGATGTCTTTTTTGCCGTGACCCGTGGGATGGCGTCCCGGCGTTCCGAAAAGCAGACGGCATAGGATCACCAATCCGGCGCCCTGCCCGTAGGTGATCGGTTTCAAGCCAAAGATGTCCGGCATCAACTGATTCCATAACAGCATCACAAAGAAGCCGAACAGCAGGCTGATGGCGACTGCCATCACCATTCCGCCGAAAACATGCCGCCTGCACCTGTTGTTGCATTTCCTTCTTATGTCGGGCCGCTTCCACATCGGCGCCGGGATCTTGAACCTGATCGCCAAGGGCCAACCCGGTCGATGGGTCGATCTGATCCAACGAAACCGGCTGTCGCCGCTTGCGCAGGAAATCGACCACTTTGTGTTTGACCGACCGGTACATGTAGGCGGTCAGGTTTTCCACATGTCCTTCCAGATCGGCCCGGTTGAACATATTAAAAAACACCTCAGCCACAATGTCTTCCGCATCCATGTCGGAAATGCCCATGACCTTGCGGCGGACGTACTGTACAAAATTCTTATGTTCTTTTCGAAATACCTCGCCAATTCGTCTATGCCGTCCATCCATCGCAAAGTCTCCACATATCCGCGGCTCCATCTCCCCGACTGCAGCAATGTCCTGCGCCTTTAGGCAGAACCACCTAATCCCTATAAAAAAAGCCGTCTCAAGGTTTGACGCCGGAGACGGCTTTTTTGTGACAAGACAGGTGCTGGGAACCCGCTTCTCAAGGCTGACTTATTCCTCTTTCGCGGCCGCCGCTTGGGCTGCCTTCATGCTTTCGGCCACGCCGATGCCAAAGTGCACGTAGTAATCGGGCACGCCGGAGACGGGGATCCAGTAGCCCAGGATCGTCGTCTCGCCCGAAACAGTATCCTGTCTCACCGCTTCGTCTTTGTCGAGGGCCTGATTGGCTTTGCAACCCTTGTGCTTTTCCGGATTGACGGCGTTGCATTTGACGCCGGGCGCACCGCCAAACCCTTTGCAACACTCATTGACGGCGACGATGGTCCGATTCCGGCGGATCAGCATGACCGGTTCGGGAAACTTCCCCCACATGAGTTGAAAGGCTTGGGATAACTTTTCTTCTAATTGCTGTTGCTCCATGCGATGATGCCTCCTCTTTTTATTCTACTCTAAACGACGAAGGCGCTACCCCTTTATTGCATGAGCTGATACTTTTTTTCGCGAAAATCCGTCTTTGTATTTTAATTGACAAAAAAAAGATCATCGATAGTATAATGTTCCTGTCAACTGACTGAACTCAGTCATTATTGCCCTTGGCGGATCACAAATCAAGGAGGGTGCCTATTGAACGGTCACTTCAAACATGTCCTGTCCTTAGTCCTTCTATTCGGCCTGGTGGCGTCCGGTTGCAGCAAAGCCGAACCGGTCGCCAAGGAAGACATCCCGCCGGTGCGGACACAGGTGGTTTCCTTGAATGCCGAAGGAACGCCTGTCACCTACCCCGGTGAGGTCGTCGGGAGAAATGAAAGTCACCTCAGCTTCCAGGTGGGCGGTAAAATCACGAAGCGGTACGTGGAAGTGGGCGACGCCGTCAACGCCGGAGATGTCCTGATGGAAATCGATACGATTGATTTGCAGCAGGACGTGACCACCCAGAAAGCCAGTGTCGAAGCGATTGAAGCCACCTTGCGCCTCCATGAAGACAACCTGAAGCGCTACAAGCAGTTGCTCGACAACGGCGCGATCAGCAAGGCCGAGGTGGATTCGCTGCAAACGACGCGGGACGCCACAGCGGCCCAACTGGAGCAGGCCAAATCCCAGTTGGAGCGGATGAGAAATCAGGTCAACTACGGCGTCTTGGTGGCAGGGGCCAACGGCATCGTCTCCCACATCAGCGGCGAGGTCGGTCAGGTGGTCAACCCCAACCACCCCGGCGAGGATGTGATCACCCTCGTCCTGGACAACGAACGGGAGGTCGCCATCGATGTGCCGGAACGGCAATTGGCCGACATCCAGAAGACTGGGAAGATCAACGTCAGTTTTTGGGCGCTGCCGAATGTTACGCTTGCTGGCACAATCCGAGATATCGCCCCCATGGCCGACAAGGCGACCCGTACATATAAGGTGAAGATCAGCGTCCCGGCGTTGCCCGCTGAGGTGAAATACGGCATGACCGCCACCGTCTCCATCTATCCCGCCAACCCGGTGGCCCGTTTCACAGTTCCCTTATCCTCCCTCTACCAAAGGTCAAATGACGCCTCAGTCTGGGTCGTGCAAGGCCATTCGGTGAGCCTGCGCCCGGTCAAGGTGGGCAATGTCCTGGACGGCAAGGTGGAGATCGTCGGCGGCCTGAAAGACGGCGAGATCATTGTCACCGCCGGCGTCCATAAGCTGCGGGAAGGCCAAACGGTCCGTGTGAACGCAGGTGGCGGCCAATGAGCAGGATCAAGCGATACAATCTGAGCGACTGGGCGCTCAAACACCGCCAGATGGTCTATTTCCTCATGATCGTCATCTTCGCCATGGGGCTCATCTCCTACTCCCAGTTGGGCCGTTCCGAGGACCCGGACTTTGTCATCCGGGAGATGGTCGTGGCCACCGTCTGGCCTGGCGCATCTGCGGAAGAAGTGGAAAAGCAGGTCACCGATAAAATCGAAAAAAAGCTGCAAGACACGCCGAATGTGGACCTGATCCGCAGCTATTCCAAACCGGGCCAATCGGTGATCTTCCTTCGCCTGAAGGATTCTGTCGTCGAAAAGGATGTGCGCCCGACCTGGCTTGATGTGCGCAACATGGTCAATGACATGGCGAACACGCTGCCACAGGGCGTCTATCCGCCCATGTTCAATGACCGTTTCGGCGACGTCTTCGGGACCATCTACGCCATCACCTCCGATGGTTTTTCGCTGGAGGAGATGCGGCAGCAGGCCGAGCAGATCCGCCAGACCCTGCTGCGCGTCAACGCCGTCGGCAAAGTAGAACTGGTGGGGGTGCAGCGGGAAGCCATCTACATTGAGATGGAAAATACGAAGCTGGCCCAGTTGGGGATCGATCCCTCCCTGATCGCCATGAGCCTGCGCAACCAGAACTCCGTCGACGCCGCCGGGATGATCGAGACGGTCTCCGACAACCTCCACCTGCGCGTGAGCGGCTATTTTGAAAACATCGACAGCATCCGCAACCTGCCGATCCGAGCGAATGACCGCATCTTCCGCCTCGGCGACATCGCCACAGTGACACGCAGCTATGTGGAACCGTCAGACCCGAAGATGTACTACAACGGCGAGCCGGCCATCGGGTTGGCGGTCTCCATGGCCAGCGGCGGCAACATCCTCACCCTCGGCGAGGATCTGGACCAGACGGTCGAAAAGATCCGGCAGGACCTGCCGGTGGGCCTGGACATCCACAAGGTGGCTGATCAACCCCACGCCGTGGAAAAATCCATCGATGAGTTCGTCGAAACCCTGGGCGAGGCGCTGATCATCGTGCTCGTCGTCTGCTTCATCAGCCTGGGGCTGCGCTCAGGGATCGTCGTCGCCCTCAGCATTCCGATGGTTGTCGCCGCCCTGGTCGTCGTCATGAAGATGGCAGATATCCAACTGCACCGGATCTCCCTCGGCGCGCTGATCATCGCCCTCGGCCTGCTCGTCGACGACGCCATCATCACGATCGAGATGATGCATGTCAAGCTCGAACAGGGGATGGACAAAGCCAAAGCGGCCAGTTTCTCCTTCTCAGCCACCGCCTTTCCGCGGTTGATCGGCGCCTTGGTCACCTGCGCCGGGTTCATGCCAGTCGGTTTTTCCAAAGGATCCGCCTCCGAGTTTGTGGGCAGCATCTTCTGGGTTGTCACGGCCGCCCTCATCTTGTCGTGGCTGGTGGCCGGCACGGTGACCCCCCTGCTGGGCTATCGCCTGCTCAAATTTCATAAGAAGGATCAAAACTACGACCAGGTGTACAATTCTCGCTTTTACCGCATCTTTCGCAAGATACTGGAGTGGACGCTGCTGCACCGGTGGATCGTCATCGGCGCCACTGTCGTCACCTTCGCCGGTTCTGTGTACCTGATGGGGTTTGTCAAAAGCGAGTTTTTCCCCAGTTCCAGCCGGCCTGAACTGATCGTCGACATGACCTTGCCCCAGGGCGCCTCGTTGCAAGCGACAGAGCGCGAGGTGCAAAAGTTCCATGAAAAGCTGAAAGACAACCCCAATATCGTCAACTATGTGAGCTATGTGGGCAAAGGCTCCCCTCGCTTCGTGCTGGTGCACGATCCCATCTTCGACGCCTCCAACACGGCCCAATTGGTCATCCTCACGAAGGATCTGGCGGCCCGGGATCAGCTGCGCCACGAGATCAACGAGATGCGCCAACAGGCCTTTGAAAACATTCTGATCAACACGAAGGTGATCGCCCTGGGGCCGCCGTCCCCCTACCCGGTGATGTTGCGCGTCTCCGGCATCGATCCGGCCAAGGTGCGCGAGATCTCGGAGCATGTTCGCAGCGCCATGAGTGAAAACCCCTATATCTATGACGTCAACTTCAACTGGTATGAGAAGAACAAGGTCCTGCGCCTGAACATCGACCAGCAAAAAGCCCGGATGCTGGGCATCGACAAACAGCAGCTGGCCCAGTCCCTGCAAACCCAACTGTCCGGCATGTCCGTATCGGAGTTTCGCGAAGGCGATAAAAAGATCGCCATCCTCTTCCGGACCGATGAGGCAGACCGGTTGGATGTATCGCGGATGAAACACCTCAACATCTATATCGGCGGCGGCAAATCTGTGCCCTTAGGGCAGATCGCCGACATCCGGTATGAGGCGGAAGACGGTCTCATCTGGCGCTACAATCTCTTGCCGACGATCACCGTCCAGGCGCAATCCCTCCCCGGCATCACCGGCAACGACCTCACCCTTCAGGTGTATGACAGCCTGAAGGAGTACCGGGACAGCCTGCCCGCCGGGTACAGCATCGATCTGTCTGGCGTGGCCGAAGACAGCGCAAAGGCGTCGAAGAACCTGGGAAGCACCATCCCCATGATGGTCATCGTGATCATGTTCTTGTTGATGTTTCAGTTGCAGCACATCTCCAAGATGGTTCTGGTGCTCCTGACCGCCCCGTTGGGGCTCATCGGCGTCAGCCTCGCCTTGCTGTTGACAGGCAAACCCCTCGGCTTTGTGGCCCAGTTGGGCATCCTGGCGCTCGCCGGGATCATCATGCGCAACTCGGTGATCCTGATCGACCAGATCGAGACGCTCGTCCATAGCGGCGTCACCTACTGGGTCGCCATCGTCGAGGCGACTGTGATGCGCTTCCGGCCGATCATGCTGACCGCAGCCGCCGCCATACTGGGGATGGTGCCGCTGGCGTCGAGCATCTTTTGGGGCCCCATGGCCGTCGCCATCGCCGGCGGCCTGATCGTCGCCACGATTTTGACGCTGATCGTGTTGCCGGCCATGTATGCGGCGCTTTTCCGGGTAAAACCGGACAATCGCTCCAACGCGAATGAGGATATCGTCGTTTCTTGACCGGCGATCTCCTGTTTTCTCGTCTTCCTTTGGCACGGTGGCTTCCCCGGAAGGATGTCGGTGCATCCCGCTTGCATGACACCCTCTTTTGGGGAAGCCACCGCTGTTTCGTCTCTCCCGTCACGTTCATGCGACGCCATAGGGAGCGTTTCCCTCGCGATTTCAATCCATGTCCAGCGGTAATTCGCATCATGGCAAAGGGATATTCGCTTCGGCCAGGGAAATAAATAACTCATCGACGGCAGCGCAACATGTTACAGGAGGCTAGGGCGTGACGCGTATTACAAAAAAGCCGGAGGAGAGAAAAAGCGAGCTCATCGACGCCGCTTATCATCTGTTTCTGGAAAAAGGCTACCATCACACGACAGTGAGCGATATTGTCAAAGAAGTCAGCGTTGCTCAAGGAACGTTCTTTTATCATTTTCCAACCAAAGAGGCGATTCTTGAGGCGATCATGGAGCGCTACATCTCGCAGATTCTGGACGATGCAAAGCAGATTGTGGAGAATGCGACCTTTACGGCGCCGCAAAAATTCTGCGCCTTTGTTGATTCGATTTTCGTCAATTTAATCCGGCAAGGGGTTTCGATCCCCCAACTCCTCTGTGAAGATAAACACCGTAATCTGAAACATAAGATAGAAACGCACTGCCGGCATTTGTTCACCCCCTACGTGATTCAGATTCTGGAACAGGGTACGGCCGAAAGATCGATGGCCATTGAACATCTGCCGCAAACTGTTGACTATATGAACACGATTACGTCCTTCTTAATTGAGTCTTCTAGTTTTGGCGAGTCATCAGAAGATGTGGCCAAAAAAGCGGCCATCGCTGAAAAACTGCTTGCCTGCGCCTTGGGCGTTCCGAGAGAACAAATTGTCTTCCACTCCATCCACCTGCTCAGCGCGCCGCGCTGACCGGCACGCCGCCCCCTCTTTGACTTGCGCATAAGAGGGTTGTACCGAACCGGCGATTTCCCAGGCGAAAAACGATAGGACCTGCTTCCCTTGTTAAAATTATATCAATCACTGTATCATTACACTTGAAACACTCATCATGGGAGGCGGTCAGCAATGCGTTCTTGGAGATCCCTCTTGTCTCTGTTGACGATTCTTCTCTTCTGCCTGTCCCTCACCACCGTGGCCTTCGCCAAACCGGGCGGAGGCGGTTCCGCTTCCGGCAAAGGAAACAGCAGCACCGGTTCCGCTTCATTCAACAAGGCGGCGGCACAGACAGGGGACGCCGCCCATCCGGGCGATGACGGCGGCAAGGCGAAGGGACCGAAAAACCGCGACGGCGCAGCCCATCCGAGCCTGAAGGGCCTGTTGCGGGCCTATACAAAGGTCGTCGCCAACGGCGCGAGCCCGAGGGCGCAAGAGGCGCTTCGGGCATTGATCGAACGGCGCGGCGGAACCGTCCCTGCTGTCGTTTATGGAAGCGCTCCCTCGGAAGACGATACCGTTCGTGACGTTTCCCTGCTGGACGCCGTCACCGCCGATTCCCAGGTCCTTCAAACCCTTGTCTCCGATGAAGATGGGAAAGGCGAACTGACGACCATCGCCGACTCGACGTTGAGCAGCGTGCAGGTCCTGTCGAACAAAGAAACAAAAGGCAAAGCGCTCAAACAACTGGGGCAGTTCTTTACCCAGATTGAAGAGCCGGACAAAGCGGT
Coding sequences:
- a CDS encoding efflux RND transporter periplasmic adaptor subunit, which translates into the protein MNGHFKHVLSLVLLFGLVASGCSKAEPVAKEDIPPVRTQVVSLNAEGTPVTYPGEVVGRNESHLSFQVGGKITKRYVEVGDAVNAGDVLMEIDTIDLQQDVTTQKASVEAIEATLRLHEDNLKRYKQLLDNGAISKAEVDSLQTTRDATAAQLEQAKSQLERMRNQVNYGVLVAGANGIVSHISGEVGQVVNPNHPGEDVITLVLDNEREVAIDVPERQLADIQKTGKINVSFWALPNVTLAGTIRDIAPMADKATRTYKVKISVPALPAEVKYGMTATVSIYPANPVARFTVPLSSLYQRSNDASVWVVQGHSVSLRPVKVGNVLDGKVEIVGGLKDGEIIVTAGVHKLREGQTVRVNAGGGQ
- a CDS encoding efflux RND transporter permease subunit, whose amino-acid sequence is MSRIKRYNLSDWALKHRQMVYFLMIVIFAMGLISYSQLGRSEDPDFVIREMVVATVWPGASAEEVEKQVTDKIEKKLQDTPNVDLIRSYSKPGQSVIFLRLKDSVVEKDVRPTWLDVRNMVNDMANTLPQGVYPPMFNDRFGDVFGTIYAITSDGFSLEEMRQQAEQIRQTLLRVNAVGKVELVGVQREAIYIEMENTKLAQLGIDPSLIAMSLRNQNSVDAAGMIETVSDNLHLRVSGYFENIDSIRNLPIRANDRIFRLGDIATVTRSYVEPSDPKMYYNGEPAIGLAVSMASGGNILTLGEDLDQTVEKIRQDLPVGLDIHKVADQPHAVEKSIDEFVETLGEALIIVLVVCFISLGLRSGIVVALSIPMVVAALVVVMKMADIQLHRISLGALIIALGLLVDDAIITIEMMHVKLEQGMDKAKAASFSFSATAFPRLIGALVTCAGFMPVGFSKGSASEFVGSIFWVVTAALILSWLVAGTVTPLLGYRLLKFHKKDQNYDQVYNSRFYRIFRKILEWTLLHRWIVIGATVVTFAGSVYLMGFVKSEFFPSSSRPELIVDMTLPQGASLQATEREVQKFHEKLKDNPNIVNYVSYVGKGSPRFVLVHDPIFDASNTAQLVILTKDLAARDQLRHEINEMRQQAFENILINTKVIALGPPSPYPVMLRVSGIDPAKVREISEHVRSAMSENPYIYDVNFNWYEKNKVLRLNIDQQKARMLGIDKQQLAQSLQTQLSGMSVSEFREGDKKIAILFRTDEADRLDVSRMKHLNIYIGGGKSVPLGQIADIRYEAEDGLIWRYNLLPTITVQAQSLPGITGNDLTLQVYDSLKEYRDSLPAGYSIDLSGVAEDSAKASKNLGSTIPMMVIVIMFLLMFQLQHISKMVLVLLTAPLGLIGVSLALLLTGKPLGFVAQLGILALAGIIMRNSVILIDQIETLVHSGVTYWVAIVEATVMRFRPIMLTAAAAILGMVPLASSIFWGPMAVAIAGGLIVATILTLIVLPAMYAALFRVKPDNRSNANEDIVVS
- a CDS encoding TetR/AcrR family transcriptional regulator; translated protein: MTRITKKPEERKSELIDAAYHLFLEKGYHHTTVSDIVKEVSVAQGTFFYHFPTKEAILEAIMERYISQILDDAKQIVENATFTAPQKFCAFVDSIFVNLIRQGVSIPQLLCEDKHRNLKHKIETHCRHLFTPYVIQILEQGTAERSMAIEHLPQTVDYMNTITSFLIESSSFGESSEDVAKKAAIAEKLLACALGVPREQIVFHSIHLLSAPR
- a CDS encoding stalk domain-containing protein, which produces MRSWRSLLSLLTILLFCLSLTTVAFAKPGGGGSASGKGNSSTGSASFNKAAAQTGDAAHPGDDGGKAKGPKNRDGAAHPSLKGLLRAYTKVVANGASPRAQEALRALIERRGGTVPAVVYGSAPSEDDTVRDVSLLDAVTADSQVLQTLVSDEDGKGELTTIADSTLSSVQVLSNKETKGKALKQLGQFFTQIEEPDKAVDALEQSIALNPDDDSAYRQINDNVKTLNPQQYRFYLKGRQPSFDIPPVLENNRLLIPLRAVSESLGAAVQWDAGTQTATIVKDGRKIEIKAGEGAASVDGASIPLEAPGKIAGGNRMVVPLRFIAEALQNDVSYYPESQMVVIK